One region of Fervidobacterium sp. genomic DNA includes:
- the nusB gene encoding transcription antitermination factor NusB, producing MVSKRRVLREIVVKILFQLDFRPSEFEDILNELSSKIKESKLKTDVERYARGIYERLDELDSIISQQLINWDFQRVSHLERSVLRLGTYELMYEMDVPIEVTLDEMIEISKKYASEESGKFVNGILDKIAKSYAPKEKFNL from the coding sequence TTGGTATCTAAAAGAAGGGTACTCAGAGAAATAGTAGTCAAAATCTTATTTCAACTTGATTTTAGGCCAAGTGAATTCGAAGATATTTTAAACGAACTTAGTAGTAAGATAAAAGAATCAAAACTCAAAACAGATGTTGAGAGATACGCAAGAGGAATTTATGAAAGATTGGACGAACTTGATTCTATCATTTCTCAGCAGCTCATAAATTGGGATTTTCAACGTGTTTCTCATCTTGAGCGCAGCGTTTTAAGACTTGGAACTTACGAATTGATGTATGAAATGGATGTACCTATTGAAGTAACACTTGATGAAATGATAGAAATATCCAAAAAGTATGCTTCAGAAGAGAGCGGAAAATTTGTTAATGGAATTTTAGACAAAATAGCAAAATCATATGCACCAAAAGAAAAATTTAATCTCTGA
- a CDS encoding Asp23/Gls24 family envelope stress response protein translates to MGNITVSDNVIIEITYRAICSVYGIEPDDRDFKKQRKNINVERTPEDNIIINIKLDVPYGENIVEFSRNVMKNVSENVSQMTDKIVEAVNITVNNVFENKT, encoded by the coding sequence ATGGGAAACATAACTGTTTCAGATAACGTAATAATAGAAATAACCTACAGAGCTATCTGTTCTGTTTACGGTATTGAACCAGATGATAGGGATTTCAAAAAACAGCGGAAAAACATAAATGTTGAACGAACACCCGAAGATAACATAATAATCAACATCAAACTCGACGTACCTTACGGAGAAAACATCGTCGAATTTTCCAGAAACGTTATGAAAAATGTTAGTGAAAACGTCTCCCAAATGACAGATAAAATTGTCGAAGCTGTTAACATTACAGTGAATAACGTATTTGAAAACAAAACATGA
- the efp gene encoding elongation factor P, whose amino-acid sequence MIEVGDLEKGMYIKYEGDIYRVIDVNKHFRARGSGLIRTKLKNLSTGLIRDANFSSGEKVEEAELSFRKAEYLYNDGENYYFMDIQSYEQYAIPEVEVDEAKYYLIENTQVDLVMHDEKPIGIQLPTTVVLQVIETEPNFKGDTVSGGGKPAVLQTGLKITVPFFINVGDKIKVDTRTGEYIERA is encoded by the coding sequence ATGATAGAAGTAGGAGATCTTGAAAAAGGTATGTACATTAAGTATGAAGGCGACATATACAGAGTTATCGATGTTAACAAACATTTCAGAGCGCGTGGCTCTGGCTTGATAAGAACAAAACTAAAAAATCTTTCCACAGGATTGATTCGAGATGCAAACTTCTCCAGCGGTGAAAAAGTAGAAGAGGCGGAACTTTCATTTAGAAAAGCCGAATATCTTTACAATGATGGAGAAAATTATTATTTTATGGATATACAATCATACGAACAATATGCAATTCCAGAAGTGGAAGTTGATGAAGCAAAGTACTACCTGATTGAAAACACGCAAGTAGATCTTGTTATGCATGATGAAAAACCAATTGGTATCCAATTACCAACAACTGTTGTGCTTCAGGTGATAGAAACAGAACCTAACTTTAAAGGCGATACAGTTTCAGGTGGAGGTAAACCAGCTGTTCTTCAAACAGGTTTAAAAATCACAGTACCATTTTTCATAAATGTCGGTGATAAAATAAAAGTTGACACCAGAACAGGTGAATATATTGAAAGAGCTTAA